In the Gopherus flavomarginatus isolate rGopFla2 chromosome 6, rGopFla2.mat.asm, whole genome shotgun sequence genome, one interval contains:
- the PPRC1 gene encoding peroxisome proliferator-activated receptor gamma coactivator-related protein 1 isoform X3, which produces MQSYLDSSVISIIEDFGTLTENKTCLDAPNELSLLTAITEILDSTDDETLSPFDTTLDSELLALPRERERSSFQKFLSLSRASPEHRVPTLDDPWGLSGPAAIGKVETGPVDLPWNRPLSCLEEPATLKPRPSRAPWAERKLPRPQPLPQRSDGEEEEDAASPGQHSGVAATGGLRESPMDLCAEAGGEEAAWLEDTDTPCIISTGAGSLSELVKSMHPYCLPTLTVCLDPASEPVAKEFLSGPLLLEIVPGEGESLEIPVVLQQLGPGVQLPAEGEGASGCLPSERGGALEPLLTDGVVPVGMPAHGCETGGPVRAPQEEPPSPTQARESPRGIDPEVKDEVRQRDQDLESSSRRSTEAPVGRKHQGTEKGRGRERARKSRKKKREESQKGQAKPHGDCVVRRLRSTSTVQPPAPQRSPSWAARPSVQVSTFLAKQLEQAKKEGQMELRSARGSPRAAAAAGGGLQRKGCPAMQKQLEAEKTNTQPAGQSAETSGPLEQAVHSPGEQGEVAPGCSEGSQPAPPTGSTPPHRDLSAEGEAPWSLQEAERAGTEAAGWPSKPKALSLTEYRLRMLRRQPRRADGKEEEKQAASKWPSVPEPPTELAEIPCLMVPVRPPPTQPAQPVEMPSSQRGPETPASPPATSPLARKTPAGPPQPEPALVPPGLQLPVPPPALGAAGAVTPLASPASYGLYPPVPSWPCFGPPPASYPSLPPPPAAGGSPNAFHLVPGLPPPAVAWPPPALPLPPFGPGAPCAPMGWPLGLQPPYWPGIPLPPPMVYSDPGAALLSPGANPFPGSPAALAPSCQEPSAFTVQPTKPVLASQATTAAKHEVPAQPLQRSAQPSGRASDPRRQSRPVGESPAPQPVGQPPIATTQTVGESAAAWPVGQPPAPWPVGQPPIATAQTVGESTTAWPVGQPPAPPPVGQPPAPPPVGKSSAAQHPIVTAQPMGESVPAAAPWPVGESTTAQPVGEPPAQSTREPPAPRPVGEPPAPRPVGEPPAQSTREPPAPRPVGEPPAQSTREPPAPRPVGEPPAQSTREPPAPRPVGELPDTCPRAAAAAPARVSVPSLLEGAQPDPKGAVLQEPRPPGHTSIPGKAGALLRAREESQPTKPAPARPWRHRPLIGPAQPGASKDIVQAFISEIGIEASDLSSLLEQFEKTEATKEELHVRCPRDRLVLRNAGRSESHQDKNPPDSLQAPELANVAGLTPPATPPHQLWKPLAAVSLLGKPGAAPQEGSQRTAKFMEAKPLPQSKPRGKGQLPTTCGPPPRHVGSGDHDYCVRGPAQPEEGSRLPGTPAPSELGSRWNVKHHQDITIKLPSSLPTRTLAWPGLSPKPGTAPGSGTAPGSSEQLDHRTSAQTQVVADRSSPRPSVLLSPDTSPCRDEEPRTRDPQLKQLAAKRSLRCYGRRGSSPSPRARASRSFSSTSSGASASSSSSSSSSSRSRSRSLSPPPKRWRRYRSRRSRSSHSSSRSSCGSCGRSRGRSSSSSYSSRSSSASHSRSPSPRRRSNRRRRYDYCDPPDRCQHQKVLYKERAIEERRVVFIGKIPSRMTRAELRHRFSVFGDIEECTLHFRAEGDNYGFVTYRYAKEAFAAIESGHKLRRPDEQPFDLCFGGRRQFCRRNYADLDSNREDFDPAPIKSKFDSLDFDTLLKQAQRKLRR; this is translated from the exons ATGCAGAGCTACCTGGACTCCTCCGTGATCTCTATCATTGAGGACTTCGGCACCCTGACCGAG AACAAGACCTGCCTGGATGCTCCAAATGAGCTGTCCCTGCTGACGGCCATCACCGAGATCCTGGACAGCACGGATGACGAGACGCTGTCTCCGTTTGACACCACCTTGGATTCCGAATTGCTGGCACTGCCCCGAGAACGCGAACGTTCTTCG TTTCAGAAGTTTCTCAGCTTGTCCCGGGCCTCCCCTGAACACAGAGTTCCTACCCTAGATGATCCATGGGGCCTCAGCGGCCCAGCCGCCATCGGCAAG GTGGAGACGGGCCCGGTGGATCTGCCCTGGAACCGTCCACTGAGCTGCCTTGAAGAGCCAGCAACACTAAAGCCGCGCCCCAGCAGAGCGCCTTGGGCGGAGCGGAAgctccccaggccccagcccctcccgcagCGCAgcgatggggaggaggaggaggacgctgctagccctgggcagcacagtggTGTGGCAGCGACAGGGGGTCTGCGGGagagccccatggatttgtgcgccgaggctgggggtgaggaggcggCATGGCTGGAAGACACTGACACTCCCTGCATCATTAGCACAGGGGCCGGGTCccttagtgagctggtgaagtcCATGCACCCGTACTGCCTGCCCACGCTCACCGTGTGCCTGGACCCTGCCAGCGAGCCAGTGGCAAAGGAGTTCTTATCTGGCCCGCTCCTGCTGGAGATCGTGCCGGGTGAAGGTGAGAGCCTGGAGATCCCCGTggtcctgcagcagctgggcccaggagtCCAGCTCCCAGCTGAAGGGGAGGGAGCCAGCGGTTGCCTGCCTAGTGAGAGGGGTGGTGCCCTGGAGCCGTTGCTGACGGATGGTGTGGTGCCAGTGGGAATGCCTGCCCATGGGTGCGAGACTGGGGGCCCCGTCAGGGCCCCCCAAGAGGAGcctcccagcccaacccaggcaaGAGAGTCCCCCCGGGGGATTGACCCCGAAGTGAAGGACGAGGTGAGGCAAAGAGACCAGGATCTGGAGAGCAGCTCTCGGCGCAGCACAGAGGCGCCAGTGGGCCGGAAGCATCAGGGCACCGAAAAGGGCCGAGGGCGCGAGAGGGCCAGGAAAAGTCggaaaaagaaaagggaggaaTCGCAGAAGGGCCAGGCCAAGCCACATGGGGACTGCGTGGTGCGCAGGCTCCGCTCCACGTCCACGGTGCAGCCGCCAGCCCCCCAGCGCTCCCCCAGCTGGGCAGCCCGGCCCTCTGTGCAAGTGTCCACCTTCCTGGCAAAGCAACTGGAGCAGGCCAAGAAGGAAGGGCAGATGGAGCTGCGGTCGGCCAGAGGGAGCCCTAGggcggcagcagcagccgggGGCGGCCTGCAGAGGAAGGGGTGCCCTGCGATGCAGAAGCAGCTGGAGGCGGAGAAGACCAACACGCAGCCAGCGGGGCAGAGTGCCGAGACCTCCGGGCCCTTGGAGCAGGCCGTGCACAGCCccggggagcagggagaggtagCTCCTGGGTGCAGTGAGGGGAGccagcctgcaccccccacaggGAGCACCCCCCCGCACCGGGACCTCAGTGCTGAAGGGGAGGCTCCCTGGAGCCTGCAGGAAGCGGAGCGGGCTGGGACTGAGGCTGCTGGCTGGCCGTCCAAGCCCAAGGCGCTCAGCCTGACCGAGTACCGGCTGCGGATGCTGCGCCGCCAGCCCCGCAGAGCcgatgggaaggaggaggagaagcaggcagcaagcAAGTGGCCCAGCGTCCCCGAGCCCCCCACGGAGCTGGCCGAGATCCCATGCCTAATGGTGCCCGTCcgcccccctcccacacagcctGCCCAGCCCGTggagatgcccagctcccagagGGGCCCGGAGACACCTGCCAGCCCCCCTGCCACCTCTCCTCTGGCCAGAAAGACACCTGCGGGGCCCCCCCAGCCTGAGCCGGCTCTAGTGCCCCCGGGGCTACAGCTGCCTGTCCCTCCACCGGCTCTGGGGGCTGCTGGTGCAGTGACGCCACTGGCCTCCCCGGCATCCTATGGCCTCTACCCACCGGTGCCTTCCTGGCCTTGCTTTGGGCCTCCGCCTGCCAGCTACCCCAGTCTGCCTCCACCACCGGCCGCAGGCGGGTCACCCAATGCCTTTCACCTGGTGCCTGGCCTGCCCCCGCCAGCCGTGGCCTggcccccccctgccctgccactcccTCCCTTCGGCCCAGGCGCGCCGTGTGCCCCCATGGGCTGGCCCCTGGGCCTCCAGCCGCCCTATTGGCCCGGGATCCCCCTGCCGCCTCCCATGGTGTACAGTGATCCAGGGGCCGCTCTGCTCAGCCCAGGGGCAAACCCCTTCCCAGGTAGCCCAGCCGCCCTGGCACCGAGCTGCCAAGAGCCCTCAGCTTTCACAGTACAGCCAACGAAGCCAGTGCTGGCCAGCCAGGCCACCACTGCTGCCAAGCATGAggtgccagcccagcccctgcagcgCAGTGCACAGCCCTCCGGCCGGGCATCTGATCCCAGGAGGCAGAGCCGGCCTGTGGGCGAgtcacctgccccccagcctgtaGGGCAGCCCCCTATTGCCACCACCCAGACCGTGGGAGAGTCAGCCGCTGCCTGGCCTGTggggcagccccctgccccttgGCCTGTAGGGCAGCCCCCTATTGCCACCGCCCAGACCGTGGGGGAGTCAACCACTGCCTGGCCTGTggggcagccccctgcccctccgccTGTggggcagccccctgcccctccgccTGTGGGGAAGTCGTCTGCTGCCCAGCACCCTATTGTCACTGCCCAGCCCATGGGGGAGTctgttcctgctgctgccccttggCCCGTGGGGGAGTCAACCACTGCCCAGCCTGTGGGGGAGCCCCCTGCCCAATCTACaagggagccccctgcccctcggCCTGTgggggagccccctgcccctcggCCTGTGGGGGAGCCCCCTGCCCAATCTACaagggagccccctgcccctcggCCTGTGGGGGAGCCCCCTGCCCAATCTACaagggagccccctgcccctcggCCTGTGGGGGAGCCCCCTGCCCAATCTACAAGGGAGCCCCCTGCTCCTCGGCCTGTGGGGGAGCTCCCTGATACCTGCCCCAGGGCAGCGGCTGCAGCTCCAGCAAGGGTCTCAGTGCCCAGCCTGCTAGAGGGGGCCCAGCCAGACCCCAAGGGAGCTGTCCTGCAAGAGCCCCGGCCGCCTGGGCACACGTCCATCCCCGGGAAAGCGGGGGCACTGCTGAGAGCGCGTGAGGAGAGCCAGCCCACCAAGCCGGCCCCTGCCCGGCCATGGAGACACCGACCCCTCATCGGCCCGGCCCAGCCTGGCGCCAGCAAGGACATCGTGCAGGCCTTCATCAGCGAAATCG GAATTGAAGCCTCTGACCTGTCCAGCCTACTGGAGCAGTTTGAGAAGACTGAAG CCACGAAAGAGGAGCTGCACGTGCGATGCCCTAGGGACAGGCTGGTGCTGAGGAATGCTGG CAGGTCGGAGAGCCACCAGGACAAGAACCCGCCAGACAGCCTGCAGGCCCCGGAGCTGGCCAACGTCGCCG GCCTCACCCCGCCGGCGACACCACCCCACCAGCTCTGGAAGCCCCTGGCTGCCGTCTCGCTGCTGGGGAAGCCTGGGGCCGCCCCCCAGGAGGGCAGCCAGAGAACTGCCAAGTTCATGGAGGCCAAGCCACTGCCCCAGAGCAAACCTCGGGGGAAGGGCCAGCTCCCCACGACCTGCGGCCCACCCCCTAGGCATGTGGGCTCCGGAGACCATGACTACTGCGTCCGTGGCCCTGCCCAGCCAGAGGAGGGCTCCAGGCTCCCTGGCACACCAGCCccgtcagagctgggctcccgctGGAACGTGAAGCATCACCAGGATATCACCATCAAgctgccctcctccctccccacacggACGCTGGCCTGGCCTGGGCTCAGCCCCAAGCCTGGCACTGCCCCTGGTTCCGGCACTGCCCCTGGTTCCAGCGAGCAGCTGGATCACCGGACTAGTGCCCAAACCCAAGTTGTCGCTGACCGGAGCAGCCCCCGCCCCTCGGTCCTGCTGTCTCCGGACACGTCCCCCTGCCGGGACGAGGAGCCGCGGACTCGGGACCCGCAGCTGAAGCAGCTGGCTGCCAAGAGGTCCCTGCGCTGCTACGGGAGACGTGGGTCATCGCCAAGCCCCCGGGCCCGCGCCAGCCGCTCTTTCAGCTCCACGTCCAGCGGGGCCAGCGCCTCttcgtcgtcctcctcctcctcctcctcccggtCTCGGTCCCGGTCGCTGTCTCCCCCACCAAAGCGGTGGCGAAG GTATCGTTCCAGACGCTCCCGTAGCTCCCACTCCTCCTCCCGCTCTAGCTGCGGGTCGTGCGGACGGTCCCGGGGGAGGTCGTCGTCCTCATCCTACTCGTCCAGATCCTCCTCGGCTTCCCACAGCCGCTCCCCGTCCCCCCGCAGGAGGAGTAACCGGAGGAGAAG